Proteins encoded together in one Lachnospiraceae bacterium JLR.KK008 window:
- a CDS encoding class I SAM-dependent methyltransferase — MRNVYDNSEFFAAYAEMGRSKDGLKAAGEWHQLQPLFPKLQGKKVLDLGCGYGWHCKYAAQMGATEILGIDSSQKMIAKAVADNSDDKIKYKVCGVEEYIYPENTYDLVVSNLVLHYIENLANVYQKVYCTLKVGGYFLFNIEHPTFTAGVNEDWIYDENGKPKYWPIDNYYYTGERETNFLGQRVIKQHHTLTQILNPLIKCGFQIEAIEEAMPPADMMDMPGMCDEMRRPMMLLVKVKKV; from the coding sequence ATGAGAAATGTTTACGATAATAGTGAATTTTTTGCCGCATATGCGGAAATGGGAAGAAGCAAAGACGGTCTGAAAGCTGCTGGAGAGTGGCATCAGTTGCAACCGTTATTCCCTAAATTACAGGGAAAAAAAGTTTTGGATTTAGGATGTGGTTACGGTTGGCATTGCAAATATGCCGCACAAATGGGAGCTACTGAAATTCTTGGTATTGATAGTAGTCAAAAAATGATTGCAAAAGCAGTAGCTGATAACTCTGATGACAAAATCAAGTATAAAGTTTGCGGTGTTGAAGAATACATTTATCCTGAAAATACTTATGACCTAGTTGTTTCTAACCTGGTACTGCACTATATCGAAAATTTAGCTAATGTTTATCAAAAGGTGTATTGCACATTAAAAGTAGGTGGGTATTTCCTATTCAATATTGAACATCCGACTTTCACCGCAGGTGTTAATGAGGATTGGATTTATGATGAAAATGGGAAACCTAAATATTGGCCAATCGACAATTACTATTACACAGGCGAAAGAGAAACCAATTTTCTTGGTCAACGAGTAATTAAACAGCACCACACATTAACGCAGATATTGAATCCACTTATAAAATGTGGTTTTCAAATTGAGGCTATTGAGGAAGCAATGCCTCCGGCAGATATGATGGATATGCCGGGAATGTGTGATGAAATGCGTAGACCTATGATGTTGTTGGTTAAGGTTAAAAAGGTTTAA
- a CDS encoding DUF5720 family protein: MKFSKSELDIIYQYAAPTKAETLAGMKEIVPVIKDLLTKAIVENAIRKLEKIPEPECSRFVAATKARFLAERDNSIRQRLAAAKAQEPILQGHDLSGKERFHPETRHMITLEVQKQCFVGFKGERFRFFLSDEGYRNAKRSEQEGEIKIKSHAAVVAGKLYPDKKPRQQER; encoded by the coding sequence ATGAAATTTTCAAAAAGCGAGCTGGATATTATCTACCAGTATGCCGCACCGACCAAGGCGGAAACCCTTGCGGGCATGAAAGAAATCGTGCCGGTGATAAAGGACTTACTGACAAAGGCAATCGTGGAGAACGCCATCCGAAAACTGGAAAAGATACCGGAGCCGGAGTGCAGCCGGTTTGTTGCCGCCACAAAAGCCCGGTTCCTTGCAGAGCGTGACAATTCCATCCGCCAGCGGCTTGCGGCGGCAAAGGCACAGGAGCCGATTTTGCAGGGGCATGACCTGTCAGGAAAGGAACGGTTCCACCCGGAAACCCGGCACATGATTACGCTGGAAGTACAGAAGCAGTGCTTTGTCGGTTTTAAGGGGGAGCGGTTCCGTTTCTTCCTTTCCGATGAAGGCTACCGGAACGCAAAGCGCAGCGAGCAGGAAGGGGAAATCAAGATAAAAAGCCATGCCGCCGTTGTCGCCGGGAAGCTCTATCCTGACAAGAAGCCCCGACAGCAGGAACGATAA
- a CDS encoding TnpV protein: protein MEKLKERITENGIDYILVGDYYIPDLKLPEENRPIGYYGRLHREYLKQEHPAWYSSLILTGKLWTYLADLNEQAEERLDLIIEQMKATEGVTEELKARNQLEWVGRMNNIRNRAEEIIKSELIYI from the coding sequence ATGGAAAAACTGAAAGAAAGAATCACAGAGAACGGCATTGATTATATTCTGGTAGGCGATTATTATATCCCGGACTTGAAGCTGCCGGAGGAAAACCGCCCTATCGGATATTATGGGCGGCTGCACCGGGAATATCTGAAACAGGAACATCCGGCATGGTACAGTTCCCTTATCCTAACAGGGAAATTATGGACGTACCTTGCCGACCTGAACGAGCAGGCGGAGGAACGGCTTGACTTAATCATAGAGCAGATGAAAGCCACCGAGGGAGTGACCGAGGAACTGAAAGCCCGGAACCAGCTTGAATGGGTAGGGCGGATGAACAATATCCGAAACCGGGCAGAGGAAATCATAAAAAGCGAATTGATTTATATTTGA
- a CDS encoding MarR family transcriptional regulator, with amino-acid sequence MNCEFMIASTPLPPCMPLPKAMLRLPVSNTAKVMYARLLDEILTRGTEDSNGILFIRFPVMEIAAALSRSPQTCKRSLNELEQAGMIMRVRQGIGEVSHIYILLPREDAAHE; translated from the coding sequence ATGAATTGTGAATTTATGATAGCCAGTACACCCCTGCCGCCCTGTATGCCGCTCCCAAAGGCAATGCTCCGACTTCCGGTCAGCAATACAGCAAAAGTCATGTACGCCCGCCTGCTGGATGAAATTCTGACAAGGGGAACCGAGGACAGCAACGGGATTCTGTTTATCCGCTTCCCCGTCATGGAGATAGCGGCTGCGCTTTCCCGAAGCCCTCAGACCTGCAAGCGTTCCCTGAACGAGCTGGAACAGGCCGGGATGATCATGCGTGTCCGTCAGGGAATCGGGGAGGTCAGCCACATCTATATCCTGCTCCCCAGGGAGGATGCTGCCCATGAATGA
- a CDS encoding type IV secretory system conjugative DNA transfer family protein, which translates to MKDLQSIPKTLKEKTKGVNKKQLALKCAPYVIFGYVLNKVSWLYGQQAGDNTLQKVLDTINGIGGAFHNPLPSFLPRDLLVGVGCGIGFRMVVYYKAKNAKKFRQGVEYGSARWGTAKDIEPYVDPVFENNVLLTATERLMMSGRPKQPKYARNKNILVIGGSGSGKTRFFVKPNLMQMHSSYVVTDPKGTVLVECGKMLSKNNYRIKVLNTINFAKSMHYNPFAYIRSEKDILKLVNTIIVNTKGEGQQASEDFWVKAEKLYYTALIAYIWYEAPEEEQNFSMLIDLVDASEAREDDENFKNAVDLLFEELEQENPNHFAVRQYKKYKLAAGKTAKSILISCGARLAPFDIKELRDLTSYDELELDTLGEKKTALFVIISDTDATFNFIVSIMYSQLFNLLCDKADDVYNGRLPIHVRCLLDEFANIGQIPQFEKLIATIRSREISASIILQSKSQLKALYRDNASTIEGNCDTTLFLGGKEKDTLKDLAEILGKETIDLYNTSDTRGTSQSYGLNYQKTGKELMSQDEIAVMDGSKCIMQLRGVRPFFSDKFDITKHKQYPLLSDYDKKNEFDIEKYVKNLNKLRFKQNDVVDEVCDVGEITA; encoded by the coding sequence GTGAAAGATTTGCAGTCAATTCCGAAAACTCTCAAAGAAAAAACAAAAGGGGTAAATAAAAAGCAGCTTGCCCTGAAATGTGCTCCCTATGTGATCTTCGGGTATGTTCTGAATAAGGTTTCATGGCTGTATGGACAGCAGGCAGGTGATAACACCTTACAGAAGGTGTTGGACACAATCAATGGGATTGGAGGTGCGTTCCATAATCCGCTACCAAGTTTTCTGCCGAGGGATTTACTGGTAGGAGTGGGTTGCGGAATTGGATTTCGTATGGTAGTTTATTATAAAGCGAAAAATGCAAAGAAATTCCGGCAGGGAGTGGAGTACGGTTCAGCAAGGTGGGGAACCGCCAAGGATATTGAACCGTATGTTGATCCTGTATTCGAGAACAACGTATTATTAACTGCAACGGAGAGACTTATGATGTCGGGCAGACCAAAACAGCCGAAGTATGCGAGAAATAAAAACATACTTGTAATCGGTGGTTCCGGTTCCGGCAAGACCAGATTTTTTGTTAAGCCGAACCTCATGCAGATGCACAGTTCCTACGTTGTGACTGATCCCAAAGGCACAGTCCTCGTGGAATGTGGCAAAATGCTGTCTAAGAATAATTACCGGATCAAGGTGCTGAACACGATTAACTTTGCAAAATCAATGCATTACAATCCTTTCGCTTATATCCGTAGCGAAAAGGATATTCTGAAACTCGTAAACACAATCATTGTAAATACCAAAGGGGAAGGACAGCAAGCCTCTGAGGATTTCTGGGTGAAAGCGGAAAAGCTCTATTATACAGCCCTGATCGCATATATCTGGTACGAAGCACCGGAGGAGGAACAGAATTTTTCCATGCTGATTGATCTGGTAGATGCCAGTGAAGCAAGGGAAGATGATGAGAATTTCAAAAATGCGGTTGATCTGCTGTTTGAGGAGTTGGAACAGGAGAACCCGAACCACTTTGCAGTCAGACAGTATAAAAAATACAAGCTGGCGGCAGGAAAGACAGCAAAATCCATTCTGATTAGCTGTGGTGCAAGGTTAGCACCATTTGATATTAAGGAGCTGCGTGACCTGACTTCTTATGATGAACTGGAGCTTGATACTCTGGGAGAAAAAAAGACAGCATTGTTTGTTATTATCTCGGATACCGATGCAACATTCAATTTTATTGTAAGCATCATGTATTCGCAGTTATTCAATCTGCTTTGTGACAAGGCAGATGATGTATATAACGGGAGATTGCCGATTCACGTCCGATGCTTACTGGACGAGTTTGCGAACATCGGTCAGATTCCACAGTTTGAGAAGCTGATTGCTACCATTCGTAGCAGGGAAATATCAGCTTCTATTATTTTGCAGTCAAAGTCACAGCTAAAGGCTCTGTACCGGGATAACGCTTCCACGATTGAAGGAAACTGCGACACTACCCTGTTTTTGGGAGGAAAAGAGAAAGATACTTTAAAAGATCTGGCAGAAATCCTTGGAAAAGAAACGATTGACCTTTACAATACCTCAGATACAAGAGGTACGAGCCAGTCCTACGGTCTGAATTATCAAAAGACCGGAAAGGAACTGATGAGTCAGGACGAGATTGCGGTCATGGATGGCAGCAAATGTATCATGCAGCTTAGAGGTGTGAGACCATTTTTCTCAGATAAGTTTGATATAACGAAGCATAAGCAGTACCCGCTGTTATCCGATTATGACAAAAAGAATGAATTTGACATTGAAAAATACGTTAAAAACCTTAACAAGCTGCGGTTCAAGCAGAATGATGTGGTCGATGAGGTATGCGATGTCGGAGAAATCACAGCTTAA
- a CDS encoding SymE family type I addiction module toxin has translation MDDRKLTVYNGRGAFKKSPPQILLQGNWLEQAGFSAGDKITVKCQQGRLVITKNEPESDTKAES, from the coding sequence ATGGACGACCGCAAACTGACCGTTTATAATGGGCGAGGTGCTTTCAAAAAATCGCCGCCGCAGATTCTTTTACAGGGAAACTGGCTGGAACAGGCCGGTTTTTCCGCTGGGGATAAAATTACCGTGAAATGCCAGCAAGGGCGGCTTGTTATCACGAAGAATGAGCCGGAATCAGATACCAAAGCGGAAAGTTGA
- a CDS encoding methyltransferase domain-containing protein — protein MNKILRFSDSEKVFQCPICKTDLKLKQKSLFCSNHHCFDISKTGYVNFAVGTKSSKHYSRETFQIRREVLEKGYYSHILNEVVQLIKSFSSIDTILDIGCGEGYYSKQIKEVSGDKEIIAFDISKDAVQLAAKSDFSNSIKWFVGNLEEMPIKDKRIDCILDIFTPANYSEFNRVLKEGGYVIKVIPGNAHLKELRETAKEQLKSNQYSNAAVVDYFQKKYSVVYHKKVSATYTMTSEEIKTFADMTPLLFCVNKDGIDLKKTKEITIDAEIFAGKL, from the coding sequence ATGAATAAAATACTTAGATTTAGTGACAGTGAAAAAGTTTTTCAATGTCCTATATGTAAAACAGATTTAAAATTGAAACAAAAAAGTTTATTTTGTTCTAATCATCATTGTTTCGATATTTCAAAAACGGGTTATGTGAACTTTGCTGTAGGAACAAAATCTTCAAAACATTATAGCAGAGAGACTTTTCAAATTAGGCGGGAGGTTTTAGAAAAAGGCTATTATTCACATATCCTGAATGAAGTGGTGCAGCTTATAAAAAGCTTTAGCAGCATTGATACAATACTTGATATTGGCTGCGGTGAAGGATATTATTCAAAGCAGATAAAAGAAGTATCAGGTGATAAAGAAATTATTGCATTTGATATTTCTAAAGATGCTGTTCAGCTTGCAGCAAAAAGTGATTTCAGTAATTCTATCAAATGGTTTGTGGGAAATTTGGAAGAAATGCCCATAAAAGACAAAAGGATAGATTGCATATTAGATATTTTTACTCCTGCTAACTATTCCGAATTTAACAGAGTTTTGAAAGAAGGCGGTTATGTAATTAAGGTAATTCCGGGAAATGCTCATCTTAAGGAGCTTCGAGAGACGGCAAAAGAACAATTGAAAAGCAATCAATATTCTAATGCGGCTGTCGTAGATTATTTCCAAAAGAAGTATTCCGTTGTTTATCACAAGAAAGTTTCAGCAACGTATACAATGACATCCGAGGAAATAAAAACCTTTGCGGATATGACTCCACTACTGTTTTGTGTAAATAAAGATGGAATAGATTTAAAAAAAACAAAAGAAATCACTATTGATGCAGAGATATTTGCAGGGAAATTATAA
- a CDS encoding helix-turn-helix domain-containing protein, giving the protein MHISYKPLWHTLIERNMRKEDLRLAAGLTTNMIANMGKEGKHISMDTLARICETLDCGIMDVIELASDEPSATRGNDNGKTERKNHRERH; this is encoded by the coding sequence ATGCACATCAGCTACAAACCGCTCTGGCACACGCTGATAGAGCGAAACATGAGGAAAGAAGATTTAAGGCTTGCCGCTGGCCTAACCACAAATATGATTGCCAATATGGGCAAAGAAGGAAAACACATCAGCATGGACACGCTGGCACGAATCTGCGAAACGCTGGATTGTGGCATTATGGACGTGATTGAACTGGCCAGTGACGAGCCTTCCGCCACAAGAGGGAACGATAATGGAAAAACTGAAAGAAAGAATCACAGAGAACGGCATTGA
- a CDS encoding CHC2 zinc finger domain-containing protein — MNVFEAVKQSVTTRQAAERYGIKVNRNGMCVCPFHNDKNPSMKVDRRFYCFGCGATGDVIDFVSRLHGISSKEAALMLAQDFSIPYEDGRNGKKQPIRPRLRKETEEQKFRHMERHCFRVLSDYYHLLRRWKEEYAPRQPDEAWNPRFVEALQNMSRVEYLMDVLLSGDIQERAALITGHGKEVRNLERRMAEFTAPDTAGNSEHGRQRRAAPER; from the coding sequence TTGAACGTATTTGAAGCCGTGAAGCAGTCCGTCACCACAAGGCAGGCTGCGGAGCGTTATGGAATCAAAGTAAACCGGAACGGGATGTGCGTCTGCCCGTTCCACAACGATAAGAACCCAAGCATGAAGGTTGACCGCCGCTTTTACTGTTTCGGCTGCGGAGCCACCGGGGACGTGATAGATTTTGTTTCCCGGCTCCATGGTATCAGCAGCAAAGAAGCCGCCCTTATGCTGGCACAGGACTTCTCTATCCCTTATGAGGATGGGAGGAACGGCAAAAAGCAGCCCATAAGGCCACGCTTGCGAAAAGAAACGGAGGAACAGAAATTCAGGCACATGGAGCGGCACTGCTTCCGGGTGCTGTCCGACTATTACCATCTCCTGCGCCGCTGGAAGGAGGAATACGCCCCACGCCAGCCGGATGAAGCGTGGAACCCCCGGTTTGTGGAAGCCCTGCAGAACATGAGCCGGGTGGAATACCTGATGGACGTGCTTCTCTCCGGGGACATTCAGGAGCGGGCAGCCCTTATCACAGGACACGGAAAGGAAGTGAGGAACCTTGAAAGACGGATGGCAGAATTTACCGCCCCAGATACGGCAGGAAACAGCGAACATGGCAGACAGCGCAGAGCCGCCCCGGAGCGTTGA
- the mobQ gene encoding MobQ family relaxase — translation MPCPHCKITIIKRSNNESAVSAAAYQSGEKLFSEYDQEQKYYPYKNEVTHKEIMLPPHVPPEFADRNTLWNSAEAQEKQWNSQLARRFVLAIPREIPPGQYADLIRDYCREFFVSKGMIADFAIHDKGDGNPHAHILLTMRAMDEKGKWLPKSRKVYDLDKNGERIRLASGRWKSHKENTVDWNNRKYAEIWRQGWADTANRYLEANDRPERLDLRSYARQGIDQIPTVHMGAAACQMEKKGIQTNIGNLNRDIKTANRLMQSIRQMVRSLKGWLSDLKEKKAVLLEALEQAKEPTLPELLFRYLEQRSGERADWTSRGKLKGTVADYNKVQAAMDFLRKKGISTVESLDTRLDEISQTAVSVMGSMKKSEKRIKAINTMLSYIDKYEAAKPVHAEYAAIGWKKKKEKFAESHREELDAYNAAVRYLKANLKGNSYSRKDLESEREQLAAALPGQRKELEAVQADVKVLRDVRHWLNQVLPSEQYRQTAEPGKKPSVQESLKGRQERIRQEQAGKQKPPRTQKQQNMEL, via the coding sequence TTGCCATGCCCGCATTGTAAAATCACCATCATCAAGCGGAGCAACAATGAATCCGCTGTTTCTGCCGCCGCCTACCAGAGCGGCGAGAAGCTGTTCTCTGAATATGACCAGGAACAGAAATACTATCCCTACAAGAACGAAGTCACCCACAAAGAAATCATGCTCCCGCCCCATGTGCCGCCGGAGTTTGCAGACCGCAATACTTTATGGAACTCAGCCGAAGCGCAGGAAAAACAATGGAACTCCCAGCTTGCCCGGAGATTCGTGCTTGCCATCCCAAGGGAAATCCCGCCGGGACAGTACGCCGACCTTATCCGTGACTACTGCCGGGAGTTTTTTGTTTCCAAAGGCATGATTGCCGACTTTGCCATCCATGACAAGGGGGACGGCAACCCACACGCCCATATCCTGCTCACCATGCGGGCGATGGACGAAAAAGGCAAATGGCTCCCCAAGAGCCGTAAAGTGTACGACCTTGACAAGAACGGGGAGCGCATCCGGCTTGCGTCCGGCAGATGGAAAAGCCATAAGGAGAACACAGTAGACTGGAACAACCGGAAGTACGCCGAAATCTGGCGGCAGGGATGGGCGGACACGGCCAACCGCTATCTGGAAGCCAATGACCGCCCGGAACGGCTTGACCTGCGCTCCTATGCCCGACAGGGGATTGACCAAATCCCTACCGTCCACATGGGAGCGGCCGCCTGCCAGATGGAGAAGAAAGGAATCCAGACCAACATCGGCAATCTGAACCGGGACATCAAAACCGCCAACCGGCTCATGCAGTCCATCCGGCAGATGGTACGGAGCCTAAAGGGATGGCTGTCTGACTTAAAAGAGAAAAAGGCTGTATTACTGGAAGCATTGGAGCAGGCGAAGGAGCCGACACTCCCGGAACTGTTATTCCGGTATCTGGAACAGCGGAGTGGGGAACGTGCCGACTGGACTTCCAGAGGGAAGCTGAAAGGAACCGTTGCCGATTACAATAAAGTGCAGGCGGCGATGGACTTCCTGCGGAAAAAGGGAATCTCCACCGTGGAGAGCCTTGACACCCGGCTGGACGAAATCAGCCAGACCGCCGTTTCCGTCATGGGGAGCATGAAAAAAAGCGAGAAGCGGATAAAGGCCATCAATACCATGCTCTCCTACATTGACAAGTACGAAGCCGCCAAGCCAGTCCATGCGGAGTATGCCGCCATCGGCTGGAAAAAGAAAAAGGAGAAGTTTGCGGAGAGCCACCGGGAGGAACTGGACGCTTACAACGCCGCTGTCCGGTATTTGAAAGCCAACCTGAAAGGCAATTCCTACTCCCGTAAAGATTTGGAATCCGAACGGGAACAGCTTGCCGCCGCCCTGCCCGGACAGAGGAAGGAACTGGAAGCGGTTCAGGCAGACGTGAAGGTACTCCGTGACGTGCGCCACTGGCTGAATCAGGTTTTGCCATCCGAGCAGTACCGCCAGACCGCCGAGCCGGGGAAGAAACCATCCGTACAGGAGAGCCTGAAAGGGCGGCAGGAACGCATCCGGCAGGAGCAGGCAGGGAAACAGAAGCCGCCCCGGACACAGAAACAACAGAATATGGAACTTTAA
- a CDS encoding helix-turn-helix transcriptional regulator yields MKGATTIQERLWDLRKEKGLNLEELAQLTKISKSALASYESKDNKEINHGNLITLADFYGVSIDYLLCRTENREQVNTPLTELHLNDEMVALLKSGRINNRLLCELATHKDFIKFLADIEVYVDGIASMQIQNLNSLVDTVRHEIIERYRPGEDDPYLRILQAAHIEDDEYFSHMIQDDISVIVHDIRAAHKSDSESAPPTTIAEELKQDLEDVANFKGSPLEKQAALYCKRLGINYNKLSDVEFRQLVHILEKSKFFKSYVGQRKKRK; encoded by the coding sequence ATGAAAGGAGCGACTACCATACAGGAACGCCTTTGGGATTTACGCAAGGAAAAAGGATTAAATCTGGAAGAACTGGCACAACTGACAAAGATTTCAAAATCTGCCCTTGCCAGCTATGAATCTAAGGACAATAAAGAAATCAATCATGGCAACCTTATCACGCTGGCGGATTTCTATGGAGTGTCCATTGATTATCTGTTATGCCGGACAGAAAACAGGGAGCAGGTCAACACGCCTTTAACAGAATTGCATTTGAATGACGAAATGGTTGCGCTTCTGAAAAGTGGCCGGATTAACAACCGTCTGCTGTGCGAACTTGCCACCCACAAGGACTTTATAAAGTTTTTGGCTGATATTGAGGTTTATGTGGATGGGATTGCTTCCATGCAGATTCAGAACCTCAACTCCCTTGTCGATACTGTCCGGCATGAAATTATAGAACGCTACCGCCCCGGAGAAGATGACCCGTACCTGCGGATTTTACAGGCCGCACACATTGAGGATGACGAATATTTCAGCCACATGATACAGGATGATATAAGCGTAATCGTCCATGATATTCGTGCTGCACACAAGTCTGACAGTGAGAGTGCGCCACCGACTACCATTGCCGAAGAATTGAAACAGGACTTAGAGGATGTTGCAAATTTCAAGGGAAGCCCTCTTGAAAAACAGGCTGCGCTTTACTGCAAGCGGCTGGGTATCAATTATAACAAGCTGTCTGATGTGGAGTTCCGGCAACTTGTACATATCCTTGAAAAATCGAAATTCTTCAAAAGCTATGTCGGCCAGAGAAAAAAACGGAAATAA
- a CDS encoding DUF3847 domain-containing protein: MNEKLEKLNQEIEKTEARLRRAQHKEKMLEHQIKTLNRKERTHRLCTRGAMLESHLPHPESVTDEQVSTILKVLFHRGDTKRLVAQVLTENRKEDTE; the protein is encoded by the coding sequence ATGAATGAGAAGCTGGAAAAACTGAATCAGGAGATTGAAAAGACCGAAGCAAGGCTGCGGCGGGCGCAGCATAAGGAGAAAATGCTGGAACACCAGATAAAGACACTGAACCGGAAGGAACGGACGCACCGGCTCTGCACCAGAGGGGCAATGCTGGAAAGCCATCTCCCCCACCCGGAATCCGTGACGGACGAGCAGGTCAGCACCATCTTGAAGGTACTGTTCCACCGGGGCGACACGAAGCGGCTTGTGGCACAGGTTCTTACCGAAAACCGGAAGGAGGACACGGAATGA
- a CDS encoding helix-turn-helix transcriptional regulator has protein sequence METKGLGKRINMVRKDRGFTADRLSELCSINATYLRQIEGGTKVPSLPVFINICNALKISPDYLLRDALGDNEVSDIRELAELWESTSPSQQEIAAAMIRAVLERRED, from the coding sequence ATGGAAACAAAAGGATTGGGCAAACGTATCAACATGGTGAGGAAAGACCGGGGATTCACGGCTGACAGGCTTTCAGAATTATGCAGTATAAACGCAACCTATCTCCGGCAGATTGAAGGCGGGACAAAGGTTCCCAGCCTGCCTGTATTTATCAATATCTGCAACGCACTGAAAATTTCCCCGGATTATCTGCTGCGGGATGCGCTGGGAGATAATGAGGTCAGTGATATACGGGAACTGGCAGAGTTGTGGGAAAGCACTTCGCCCAGCCAGCAGGAAATCGCCGCTGCCATGATTCGGGCGGTATTGGAGCGCAGGGAAGATTAG
- a CDS encoding virulence-associated E family protein: MADSAEPPRSVEEVKAMLETTEKGGFRNSMSNCLTVFQCDPLLSGAVAYNLLTDRTDILKPIGYKRTAGSPMTDTDMKYIRLYLEKTYGLTSEKKIQDAAALAADENSYHPVRDYLNGLTWDGTERIRSCLRHFLGAGEDEYTFQSLRLFLLGAIHRAFSPGCKFEVMLCLVGGQGAGKSTFFRLLAVKDEWFSDDLRKLDDDNVYRKLQGHWIIEMSEMIATANARSIEEIKSFLSRQKEVYKIPYETHPADRPRQCVFGGTSNALDFLPLDRSGNRRFIPIQVCPEQAETHILEDEAASRAYLNQVWAEAMEIYRSGRWKLTFSPEMVRHLKEHQRDFMPEDTKAGMIQAFLDSYPGDTVCSKQLYKEALNHDFDEPKQWEIREINEIMNQCITGWNYFSNPRMFAGYGRQKGWERENARTEPATDSGNGTEKIPEGFTPVPEQMELPF; the protein is encoded by the coding sequence ATGGCAGACAGCGCAGAGCCGCCCCGGAGCGTTGAGGAAGTGAAGGCCATGCTGGAAACCACCGAAAAAGGCGGCTTCCGCAACAGCATGAGCAACTGCCTGACCGTGTTCCAGTGCGACCCGCTCCTTTCCGGGGCGGTTGCCTACAACCTGCTGACCGACCGCACCGATATTTTAAAGCCAATCGGCTACAAAAGAACTGCCGGAAGCCCCATGACCGACACGGACATGAAATATATCCGGCTGTATCTGGAAAAGACCTATGGCCTGACAAGCGAGAAAAAGATACAGGACGCCGCCGCCCTTGCCGCCGATGAGAACAGCTACCACCCTGTCCGGGATTATTTAAACGGCCTGACATGGGACGGAACCGAACGGATACGCTCCTGCCTGCGTCACTTTCTGGGAGCCGGTGAGGACGAGTATACTTTCCAATCCCTGCGCCTGTTTTTGTTGGGAGCCATCCACCGGGCATTTTCCCCCGGCTGCAAGTTTGAAGTCATGCTCTGTCTGGTGGGCGGGCAGGGAGCCGGGAAGTCCACCTTCTTCCGCCTGCTGGCAGTCAAAGACGAGTGGTTCTCCGATGACCTGCGGAAGCTGGACGATGACAACGTATACCGCAAACTCCAAGGCCACTGGATAATCGAGATGTCGGAGATGATTGCCACCGCAAACGCCAGGAGCATAGAGGAAATCAAGTCATTTTTGAGCCGCCAGAAGGAAGTCTACAAGATACCCTATGAAACCCACCCGGCAGACCGTCCAAGGCAGTGCGTGTTCGGCGGGACATCCAACGCCCTTGACTTCCTGCCCCTTGACCGTTCAGGAAACCGCCGCTTCATTCCTATACAGGTATGCCCGGAACAGGCGGAAACACACATTTTAGAGGACGAAGCCGCTTCCAGAGCCTATCTGAATCAGGTATGGGCGGAAGCGATGGAGATTTACAGGAGCGGCAGGTGGAAGCTGACATTCAGCCCGGAAATGGTGCGCCATTTAAAGGAACACCAGCGGGACTTCATGCCGGAGGACACCAAGGCCGGTATGATACAGGCTTTCCTTGACAGCTACCCCGGCGATACCGTCTGCTCCAAACAGCTTTACAAAGAAGCCCTGAACCATGACTTTGACGAGCCGAAACAATGGGAGATACGGGAAATCAACGAGATAATGAACCAGTGCATCACCGGCTGGAATTATTTCTCCAACCCCCGGATGTTTGCCGGGTACGGCAGGCAGAAAGGATGGGAACGGGAAAACGCACGGACAGAACCGGCAACGGACAGCGGCAACGGGACGGAAAAAATCCCGGAAGGATTTACGCCGGTGCCGGAACAGATGGAGCTTCCATTCTGA